Below is a genomic region from Verrucomicrobiota bacterium JB022.
GTCACGACCACGATTCAGGCAGAGATCGAGGCGGACCGACAGATCAGGATTTACGATCTTGTGCTGCTGGAAACGTGCTGGGTGCTCAGCTCCGTCTACCAAATCAGCAAGGCCCAATGGCTCATGATCCTGGAAAACCTGCTGGATGACGCGCTGTTTGTCTTCGATGATGCAGCCCGCTTGCGCCTCGCCCTCGAACGCTACCGACAAGGAAAAGCCGATTTCGGGGACTACCTGATCTGGGCTCGGGCCAAAACGGAAAAACACACGCTCCTCACCTTCGACAAGAAGCTGAAGAGAGATTTGTAGCGATGCTCCCGCAACTTCAGCCGTGACAGGCGTTGTGCGGTTGTGGCACCCTTGTGGATGGGCATGCGGTTTCAGGTCCTCGGGAGCAGTAGCTCGGGCAACTGTGCGTTGCTGGAGACGGATGATTCGTGCGTGCTGATCGACGCAGGCTTCAGCGGGCGGCAGATCAAGACGCTGTTGCGCGAAGCGGGGCGTACGGTCGACGACTTGCACGCGGTCTTCATCACCCACGAGCACGGGGACCACGCAACCGGCGTCAAAGGACTCTCCCAACAGCGCCCCAACCTGCCGTTTTTCGCCAATTACGATACCGCCCAAGCGATCCAGCGGCCCTTGAAGCGCGATGTACGCTGGGTGATCTTCGAGACGCAAAAGAGCTTCAAGTTTCGCGACATCGAGGTGGCGACCTGCCGGATCCCGCACGACGCCTACGAGCCGGTCGCCTACTCCTTTACCACCGGCGGCTACGATCTTTTCAACCCGCGCCGCAAGCTGGCCTGGATTACCGACCTCGGGCACACGACCGACTGCGTACGCGAGCTGGCCGCCGATGCGGATGTGCTGGTGCTGGAGAGCAATCACGACCCCGATCTGCTGGCCAACGACCCGTTTCGCCCCGCGTCGGTCAAGGCACGGATCAGCGGCACGCACGGGCACTTGAGCAACGCGGCCGCCGCCGGCTTCCTGCAGTCGTTTCACCAGCCGCGCTGGCGCCACCTCCTCCTCGCCCATCTGAGCAAGGACTGCAATGAGGTCGAACGCGTGAGCGACAGCATCCGGGGAGCGCAGACCCGTTGTGATTTTACCGTTATCGACCCGCGCGGTGGTCAAGAAGTGACGCTCGACTTGGCGGTGGTGTGACATTTGAAACAAAACAGCGACGCTAATAGCCTTCGCTGGCATCCCGAATCAGCTCTAATCCGCAAAATATGGGCGTTTTTGCGCAATTCTGCGCCCATGTCGCACACATTCGCTTAAACGGCCCGTAATTTTCTTTCATTCCCCGGACGCGGCTTTAAAAAAAGTAATGCTATGATCTGGCAGGACCAACTACGACAGGACATCCCGGCTGACCAAAGACGTGTTGCGGCGACGCAACATCCGCACTATCGGCAGACGAAAATCATTTTTACCATCGGGCCCGCTTCGGAAAGCCCGGAGGCGCTGGAGCAGTTGATCCGCCAAGGTGTGGATATCTGCCGCATCAACATGGCTCACGCCGACCACCAGTGGACGCGCGAGATCACCCGCCGCGTGCGGGCCGTCGCCGCCCGCGTGGGCCGTGAAGTGGCCGTGATGATGGACGTAAAGGGCCCCGAGATCCGCACCGGCAAGATCGACGGCGAGTGGACGGTGGAAGAAGGCGAAATCTTCGACTTTTACTGCGACCTCGACCGCATCGACGACTTGAAGGAAGAGGGCGTGCGCGGCGTGAGCATCAACTACCCGAACTTCTGGGAAGATGTGAAGGTGGGCGATACGATGCTCGTCGACAGCGGGCTGCTGCGCTTCCGCGTCGAAGACATCCAGCCCTGCCGCGTTCGCACCAAGGTGACGGTCGGTGGGCCGCTGACCAGCCGCCGCCACGTGAACCTGCCGGGCGTGAAGGTGCGCCTCCCCTGCCTGACCGAAAAGGACCGGGAGGACATCAAGCTTGGCATCTCTGTCGACATGGACTTGTATGCCTTGTCGTTTGTGCGCGAAGCCGACGACCTGGACATGATGCGCGCCTACTGCCGCGAACAGGGCCAGAGCGATGTGCGCATCATCGCCAAGCTCGAAGACCAGAGTGCGATCGAGAACCTTTCCGAGATCGTGCAGGCAAGCGACGCCGTGATGGTGGCGCGGGGCGACCTGGGGATCGAGATCCCCTACGAAACCCTGCCCATCGCGCAAGACCGCGCGGTGAAGGAGTGCCTGCGCCAGGGCAAGAGCGTGATCGTGGCCACCCACATGCTCGAGAGCATGATCCAGAACCCCGTGCCGACCCGCGCGGAGATCACCGACGTGGCCCACGCCGTGACCCAGCAGGCCGACTGCGTGATGCTCAGCGGCGAGACCAGCGTCGGCAAGTTCCCGTTTGCCTGCGTCGACACCCTCAACCGCATCATCACCTCGGTCGAAGGCCAGGATGGCCCGGGTTGGAACGACCGCATCGAGCTGAAGAGCGCCAAGGGCCTGCTCCTGCGCTCAGCCGTGATCCTCTGCCAAGAGCTAGAAGGCGCTGCCATCGTGTGCTTCACCCGCAGCGGCTTCCTCGCCAACGTGCTCAGCGCCTTGCGCCCGCGCCGATCTCCGATCTTCGCCTTTACCGATGATCCACGCGCGCTCAAACGCATGTGCCTCAACTGGGGCGTCGACCCGTTCTTCATCCAGTTCACGGAAGACGATCCGGAAGAGACGATCATCAAGGCGATGCGCATGCTCAAGGAGAGCGGCCACGCCGGCCCGGGTACCCGTCTGGTGGTGATCGCCAACGCCTTGCTCGGCGAGCGCGTGATCGAGACGATCCAGCTCCGCACCATCGAGTAAGCTACGATTGATCTGTTTTTTACGGCGACCCGTTCCGACTGGAGCGGGTCGCTTTTTTGCGCGTCGATCAGACGACGACGTCTTCTTCTGGCGCCGTCTTGGCCCGTGCGACTGCCGAGCCGAGCAAGGCGCCTGCAAAGAGCAGCGGCCCTACCCGTCCAAAGAACATCAGCGCGGTCACAATCAGCTTTCCGGCATCGCCCAGTTGCCCCGTGAGGCCACGGCTGAGGCCGACCGTGCCGAGCGCCGAAGCACACTCGAAGGCGATATCGACCAACGGCTGCGGCTGGAACGCGGCCAGCAGGTAGATACCGAGCCCGAGCAGCAGCATATAAAAGAGGCTCGTGGCCACCGCCAGCCTGCGTCGTACCTCGGGTATGGCCTTGCCGGCAAAAGTCGGTTCCGGTCGCCCTTTCAGCACGCTGACCATGATCGCCCAAAGCGCCGTGACGGTGGTGGTCTTCATGCCCCCACCCGTCCCGACCGGCGAAGCGCCCACCAGCATCAGCACGATGAGCAGGAGCGTCGAGGCCGATGACAATTGCTCGATCGGCAGGGTATTGAAGCCGACCGTAGTGCTTGCGGTCATCACCTGGAAAAAAGCGTTGAGCCACGCGGTGAGCCCAGAGGATGGTGCTGTCAGCGGCTCCTCGAACAGCAGCAACAGCCAGCAGACGCCGATCAGGCAGGCCGTGCTGGCAAGGATGATCCGGCTCGTCAGCGTGAGCCCCACCTTGCGGCGGCGCAGCGAGCGCCAGAAGTCGTTGACAATGAGGAAGCCCATTGCACCGAGGATGCTGAGGGTGGAGATCACAACGTGCACCCCGGGGTTGGCTGCAAACTGGGTGAGGCTGTCGTCGTAGAGCGAAAAGCCGGCGGTGCAGAAGGCCGAGATACTGTGAAAAACGGCGCTCCAGAGCGGCTGCTCGACTCCAGCAGACGCAAAAAGCCACCAGAGCAACCCCGCCCCGACCAGTTCCACGCAGAGGGTATAGGCGACGACAAGGCGCACGGTCGCGGCTACGTCCAGCTCTTCGGGAAGGTTGAGGGAGAGGCGCTGCGTGCGCTCGCGCCATTGATCAATGCGGCGTGAAGCGGCCAGCAAGACGAAGCTGCCGAAGGTCATGTAGCCGAGGCCACCCATCTGGATCAGCCCGATGATGACGAGCTGCCCAAAGAAGGTATAATCGTGCCCGGTGCTGAGCGTGACCAGCCCGGTGGTGGAGACGGCCGAGGTGGCGGTGAAAAGCCAGTCGAGCCAGCCGCCGTGGGTCGAGGCGCGGGCGTAGGGCAAGGCCAGCAGGCCCGTACCCGCAAGGATGTAAAACAGGTAGCCAAAGGCCAGCAGGCGCTTGGGCTCCCCTCGCACGAAGCGGGAGATGCGGGTACGCATCCACCCGTCGATCCAGGTCCAGATCGCTTTCATCGGAAATCAGAGGTTGAAGTTACAAACGGTGCAAACAGGAGAGGCACCGGATCTGATTTCCGATGGGGCTCCCTCCGAAGCCGACGAGGTTAGCTGACGGGCTAGGCGCGAAAGGTCGCCTGGCAGAAGCTCTGCCTTCGCCCCGGCCTGGTCTCCCAGGCGGTTGGGTCCCCCGTTGAGCGCAATGGCGCCCACTAGGCTATGAGGTATAAGGATGCACAGCTCGGCCGCCGGCGCAACTGCGGCGTTATTCTGCCATTTCGCCGGTTGGGATGGTCTCCACCGGCTCCGGTTCGCCGAAACGCTGGTGGTAAATCATCCAGATGAGGAGCAACGAAAGGCCGAGCAGGCCGATGATGAGGACAGCGCCGCCAATGCCGACGCGTCGGGATGGTCGCGACGATTGCATGCAGGCAGGCTAGGCCCGAGGCAGGGATTTGGCGAGCGCCAACGCGCGGCGCGCTACGATTGGCCCTGCTGCTGCGCCTGCTCGTAAAACGGCACGAGCGTATCCAGGTGGCCCTGGACGATCTTGCCGATCGTGCGCGGCGGCAGCGTGCCCTTATGCAGCTCGAAGACCGCCGTGATCAGCGCCAGCTCGATGTCGACCTTCTTGGGCGACTGGGCTTTCATTTCCTTCACGAGGTGCATTGCGTGGTCTTCCACGCGCTTGTAGGCCTCAAACGCGGCCGCTTGTGCTTTGGCATCCATGCCGCAAAAGTGGTGGCCCAAGACGCGCCCGGGGTCAAGCGGCTATGCACTTGCCGTCTTCACCTGTGCGCGACAGCCTGTGGGGGTGCAGGGCTCACGCGTGCGCGCCAACTGGTATGCGCAGCTGTCGCAAAAGACGGCGGCGGGGCTGACGCTGGTCGAAGCGCTCGAAACGACACCCGGCCCAAAGCCCGCCGATAAGCAGGCCTTGCTCGCCGCCCTCCCGGAGCTGGACCTCGCGGGCGCCTTGCAGCAACGCGCCTCCTGGTTGGGCGCGCTCGACCGCGCGGTGTGGGTGGCGGCGCTGCAGAGCGGCACCTTCCCCGAGGCGGCAGCTTCGCTGGCGGAGCATTATCGGGAGCTGGGCAAGGCACGGGGCAAGGTGATCGGTGCCCTGCTCTACCCGCTCTTGGTCGTGCATCTGGCGATCCTGTGCTTCTCGGTGCTGCACCTGACGTTCGGCGCACTGGATGTTGAAAGCACGTCTCCCTTCACCTTCGTCTGGGGCGACTATCTGGGGCAGGTGGCGGCGGGCATGGCCGGCCTGTGGGGCGCGCTGCTGCTGCTCCATGCCTGGCGGACGCTCCACCCCGGCAGCCTGCACGCGGTGCTGCGCCGCCTGCCCGGCATTGCCCAATACCTGCGTGCACAGGGGCTGGAGCGCTTTTGCCGCTTGCTCGCCGATCTGCTGGAGGCGGGCGTCTCGCTCCGGAAATCGCTGACCCTTGCAGGCGAAACGACGGGCGACCCTCGCATGGCCGCTGCCACGCGTCAATTGGCCGAGGCCGTCGGCAACGGGCGTGCGCCGGGCGGCCTGATGGGCGCGCAAGGCGTCTGGCCGGTCGATTTCGTCGCGCTCTACCAGACGGGCGAGAAAACCGGCCAACTGGAGGCAACCCTGCGCCAACAGATGCGCCATTACCGCAACTCTGCCACCCGTTGGTTGGCCGCCTGTGCGTTCTTTTATCCGCAGCTCGTCTTCCTGATCATCGCCGGGGTGCTGATGAACGAGGTGCTGCAAGCCTACGGTCACTACTTCGAGCAGCTCCAGAACTGGGACCGCCGCTCGGGCTGGTGAGGCTCTGCGCTTCACGCCATTCGCCGGGCGTCTGGCCCTCCCAATCGCGAAATGAGCGGTAAAACGAGTTGGGGTCCTGAAAGCCCAGCAGGCACGCGACCTCGACCAGATTGAGCGTCGGCTCGCTCAGGTATTGCCGGGCCAGCTCGCGGCGGGCATCCGTCAGCAGCTCGCGAAAGCTGGTGCCCTCCTCCGCGATGCGACGCTGCAGCGAGCGAGAGCTCATGCCCAGCTCGCCCGCGACGTCCGCGATTGGCGGCAAGCCACCCGCCATGAGGCGTTGGGCCACCCAGCGGACTTGGTCGGCAATGGAGCGGGTGGCTACACGTTTGGCCAGCGCCTGATCGAGCGAAGGGGCCAGCATCTCCAGCAGCGCAGCGTTGTAAGTCGTAAAGGGCAGGTCGAGATCGGCGCGGGCAAAGACGAGTCGGTTCGCCGACGCGCAGAACTGGACACGGCAGCCATAAAACGCTTCAAACGCCTCCACGGCCTCGGGTGCACGGGCCAGCTCGACCCGGCGGGGATTCAAGGGCAGCCCCGTCCCTCGCCTTCCCAGCTCCGTCTGCGAGGCGAAAATGGCGTCGATAAAGCGAGCCGGGGCGGGCTTGGTGCTGCCGATCCAGCGCAACTCGATCAGGCAAAGGTCGCCCTGCTCGATCAAACGCATCTCTTCGGCACAGCAGAGCGCCTTGTAACGGGCCAAGCGTTGCAGAGCCTCCCGAAATGTCCGCGCATGGTGCGCGGCAATGCTTGCCGGGTGGAAACGCTCGCGCGGTGCGCGGCAGGCAACCCGGACGCCGATCAACGGATCGTCGGCCACTCGCTCCAGCCCTTCCCAAAAGCGAAAAAGCTGCTCGGTATCCAGCAAGAGAGGGTGCTGGCTCGCCAGCGTAAGGGGCAGGCCGGTGGCCCGGAGTACCTTTGCCGGGTCGACTCCCAGCTCGCCAAGCGTCGGGAAAAGATTCGGACTGGAATAGGTCGGGCCGGCCATGATTCAGGTGATGACCGGCAAAGCCGGTCTGCAACTCGTGGTTTGCCAGCAAAGGGCTAGCAC
It encodes:
- a CDS encoding type II secretion system F family protein: MPQKWWPKTRPGSSGYALAVFTCARQPVGVQGSRVRANWYAQLSQKTAAGLTLVEALETTPGPKPADKQALLAALPELDLAGALQQRASWLGALDRAVWVAALQSGTFPEAAASLAEHYRELGKARGKVIGALLYPLLVVHLAILCFSVLHLTFGALDVESTSPFTFVWGDYLGQVAAGMAGLWGALLLLHAWRTLHPGSLHAVLRRLPGIAQYLRAQGLERFCRLLADLLEAGVSLRKSLTLAGETTGDPRMAAATRQLAEAVGNGRAPGGLMGAQGVWPVDFVALYQTGEKTGQLEATLRQQMRHYRNSATRWLAACAFFYPQLVFLIIAGVLMNEVLQAYGHYFEQLQNWDRRSGW
- a CDS encoding potassium transporter TrkG; the protein is MKAIWTWIDGWMRTRISRFVRGEPKRLLAFGYLFYILAGTGLLALPYARASTHGGWLDWLFTATSAVSTTGLVTLSTGHDYTFFGQLVIIGLIQMGGLGYMTFGSFVLLAASRRIDQWRERTQRLSLNLPEELDVAATVRLVVAYTLCVELVGAGLLWWLFASAGVEQPLWSAVFHSISAFCTAGFSLYDDSLTQFAANPGVHVVISTLSILGAMGFLIVNDFWRSLRRRKVGLTLTSRIILASTACLIGVCWLLLLFEEPLTAPSSGLTAWLNAFFQVMTASTTVGFNTLPIEQLSSASTLLLIVLMLVGASPVGTGGGMKTTTVTALWAIMVSVLKGRPEPTFAGKAIPEVRRRLAVATSLFYMLLLGLGIYLLAAFQPQPLVDIAFECASALGTVGLSRGLTGQLGDAGKLIVTALMFFGRVGPLLFAGALLGSAVARAKTAPEEDVVV
- a CDS encoding type II toxin-antitoxin system VapC family toxin; amino-acid sequence: MIAFDTNYLVRFLTQDDPEQSAVVTTTIQAEIEADRQIRIYDLVLLETCWVLSSVYQISKAQWLMILENLLDDALFVFDDAARLRLALERYRQGKADFGDYLIWARAKTEKHTLLTFDKKLKRDL
- a CDS encoding AraC family transcriptional regulator, translated to MAGPTYSSPNLFPTLGELGVDPAKVLRATGLPLTLASQHPLLLDTEQLFRFWEGLERVADDPLIGVRVACRAPRERFHPASIAAHHARTFREALQRLARYKALCCAEEMRLIEQGDLCLIELRWIGSTKPAPARFIDAIFASQTELGRRGTGLPLNPRRVELARAPEAVEAFEAFYGCRVQFCASANRLVFARADLDLPFTTYNAALLEMLAPSLDQALAKRVATRSIADQVRWVAQRLMAGGLPPIADVAGELGMSSRSLQRRIAEEGTSFRELLTDARRELARQYLSEPTLNLVEVACLLGFQDPNSFYRSFRDWEGQTPGEWREAQSLTSPSGGPSSGAARSSDRRLAAPRSSAPRR
- a CDS encoding MBL fold metallo-hydrolase, with product MRFQVLGSSSSGNCALLETDDSCVLIDAGFSGRQIKTLLREAGRTVDDLHAVFITHEHGDHATGVKGLSQQRPNLPFFANYDTAQAIQRPLKRDVRWVIFETQKSFKFRDIEVATCRIPHDAYEPVAYSFTTGGYDLFNPRRKLAWITDLGHTTDCVRELAADADVLVLESNHDPDLLANDPFRPASVKARISGTHGHLSNAAAAGFLQSFHQPRWRHLLLAHLSKDCNEVERVSDSIRGAQTRCDFTVIDPRGGQEVTLDLAVV
- the pyk gene encoding pyruvate kinase, which codes for MIWQDQLRQDIPADQRRVAATQHPHYRQTKIIFTIGPASESPEALEQLIRQGVDICRINMAHADHQWTREITRRVRAVAARVGREVAVMMDVKGPEIRTGKIDGEWTVEEGEIFDFYCDLDRIDDLKEEGVRGVSINYPNFWEDVKVGDTMLVDSGLLRFRVEDIQPCRVRTKVTVGGPLTSRRHVNLPGVKVRLPCLTEKDREDIKLGISVDMDLYALSFVREADDLDMMRAYCREQGQSDVRIIAKLEDQSAIENLSEIVQASDAVMVARGDLGIEIPYETLPIAQDRAVKECLRQGKSVIVATHMLESMIQNPVPTRAEITDVAHAVTQQADCVMLSGETSVGKFPFACVDTLNRIITSVEGQDGPGWNDRIELKSAKGLLLRSAVILCQELEGAAIVCFTRSGFLANVLSALRPRRSPIFAFTDDPRALKRMCLNWGVDPFFIQFTEDDPEETIIKAMRMLKESGHAGPGTRLVVIANALLGERVIETIQLRTIE